A window from Citrus sinensis cultivar Valencia sweet orange chromosome 5, DVS_A1.0, whole genome shotgun sequence encodes these proteins:
- the LOC127902540 gene encoding probable cytokinin riboside 5'-monophosphate phosphoribohydrolase LOGL2 — protein sequence MSATPNRQFKNICVLSGFTYGKHKEFVEAAIDLGRSIAARKLHLVYRGGNRRLSKMVSEAAFIRGSQVLGIIPRVLKPLGSSSDSSTGEELVVSGMQERITEMLNHADAFIFLPGDLATLEALITLASWAHLHIHQKSIGAS from the exons atgtcagctactcccaatagacaattcaagaacatttgtgtgctttctggatttacatatggcaaacataaagagttcgttgaggcagccatagatcttggtcgaagcatagcagcgagaaaattacacttggtgtatagaggaggtaatcgaaggttatcaaaaatggtctcagaagcagcttttatcagaggaagtcaagtgttaggcatcatcccaagagtcttaaaaccattgggcagttcgtctgactcatcaactggagaagagttagtcgtctcaggtatgcaagaaagaataactgaaatgcttaatcatgctgatgcttttattttccttccaggagatcttgcaacactagaggcacttatcacgctagcatcttgggcccatctgcacatccaccaaaaatccatcg gggcatcatag
- the LOC102630583 gene encoding thioredoxin-like protein CITRX, chloroplastic isoform X3 → MALLQFNSFSSFSVLSTSQQQAYLSPSSIKTHQQNNSLFSFSATNTKDGLFSLSTHPRKFLCKPPQGKYVREDYLVKKKTAQEIQELVRGERNVPIIIDFYATWCGPCILMAQEIELLAVEYESSAMIVKVDTDDEYEFARDMQVRGLPTLFFISPDPNKDAIRTEGLIPIQMMRDIIDNEM, encoded by the exons ATGGCTCTGCTGCAATTCAATTCCTTCTCCTCCTTTTCCGTATTATCTACTTCACAACAACAGGCTTATCTTTCACCATCTTCCATAAAAACCCATCAACAAAACaattctctcttctctttctccgCAACAAATACCAAAGACGGATTGTTTTCCCTCTCAACACACCCAAGAAAGTTTCTTTGTAAACCTCCTCAAGGCAAGTATGTCAGAGAAGACTATCTCGTG aagaagaagacagCTCAAGAAATCCAGGAGCTGGTAAGAGGAGAGAGAAATGTACccattattattgatttttatgcAACCTGGTGTGGCCCCTGTATATTAATGGCCCAAGAGATTGAATTG CTAGCTGTGGAGTATGAGAGCAGCGCAATGATTGTGAAGGTTGATACAGATGACGAGTATGAATTTGCACGTGACATGCAG GTTCGAGGGCTTCCTACGCTATTTTTTATCAGTCCAGACCCAAACAAAGATGCAATCCGGACAGAGGGACTTATCCCGATACAGATGATGAGAGACATCATTGATAATGAGATGTGA